One segment of Candidatus Methylomirabilota bacterium DNA contains the following:
- a CDS encoding iron-sulfur cluster assembly accessory protein, translating into MITVSATAVSKLKDLMAQDGIEGQGLRVRVRGGGCSGYEYQLAFDTPREGDQIVEQDGVKVVIDPKSLLFLTGSEIDFGDGLTGAGFTIKNPNAKGSCGCGQSFQA; encoded by the coding sequence ATGATTACGGTATCGGCAACAGCAGTATCGAAGCTCAAAGACCTCATGGCCCAGGATGGGATCGAGGGCCAGGGGCTGCGCGTCCGAGTAAGGGGGGGCGGATGCTCCGGATACGAGTACCAGCTTGCCTTCGATACCCCCCGGGAGGGGGATCAGATCGTCGAGCAGGACGGAGTCAAGGTAGTGATAGATCCGAAGAGCCTACTGTTCCTCACCGGATCGGAGATCGATTTTGGCGACGGGTTGACCGGGGCAGGCTTCACTATCAAGAACCCGAACGCCAAAGGGTCCTGCGGCTGCGGGCAGTCCTTCCAAGC
- a CDS encoding IscS subfamily cysteine desulfurase, whose protein sequence is MDVKLPIYMDYHATTPVDPEVMEAMLPYFREHFGNPSSRTHVFGWTAESAVEKAREQISHLIGCKPMEVVFTSGATESNNVALKGVAWAYRDRGNHIITTAIEHHAVLDACGRLEKEGFDVTYLPVDRSGLVDPFHVEEAITDRTILVSVIAAHNEIGTVQPLAEVGRICKARGVLFHSDAAQALGKISLRVDDIQADLVSFSAHKLYGPKGVGSLYCRMNRPAVKLVPLFDGGGQERSRRSGTQNVSGIAGFGKACEVASRVMAEEGKRLTELREYLKSEIFRRIAGVYLNGHPERRLPGNLNLSFARVEGEALLLSMKDVAVSSGSACTSTTMEPSYVLLALGVRDELARASIRFGLGRWSTKEEVDYTVQKLTERVERLRAMYSGWPATRGRNVSVQDTSS, encoded by the coding sequence ATGGATGTGAAGCTTCCGATTTACATGGATTATCATGCCACGACCCCTGTAGACCCCGAAGTCATGGAGGCAATGCTCCCCTATTTTCGGGAGCACTTTGGCAATCCCTCTTCGCGAACTCACGTCTTCGGGTGGACGGCTGAATCCGCTGTCGAGAAGGCGCGAGAGCAGATCAGCCACCTCATCGGGTGCAAGCCAATGGAGGTTGTTTTCACGTCGGGGGCCACCGAATCGAACAATGTGGCACTTAAGGGGGTTGCGTGGGCTTACCGGGACCGGGGAAACCACATCATTACCACAGCCATCGAACACCATGCGGTCCTCGATGCGTGTGGCCGTCTCGAGAAGGAGGGTTTTGACGTTACCTATCTTCCGGTAGATCGGAGCGGGCTCGTGGATCCCTTCCATGTGGAGGAAGCGATCACAGATCGGACCATCCTGGTGAGCGTCATTGCTGCTCATAACGAGATTGGTACCGTGCAGCCCCTCGCTGAGGTCGGTCGCATTTGCAAGGCTCGGGGCGTGCTGTTTCATTCTGATGCGGCTCAGGCCCTCGGGAAGATTTCCTTGAGGGTAGATGACATTCAAGCAGACCTGGTTTCGTTCTCTGCTCACAAGCTGTACGGCCCCAAAGGGGTAGGGTCCCTGTATTGCCGGATGAACCGACCGGCGGTGAAGCTTGTCCCCCTCTTTGACGGTGGCGGTCAAGAGCGGAGCCGCCGTTCAGGGACTCAGAATGTCTCGGGGATCGCAGGCTTCGGGAAGGCTTGTGAGGTTGCCTCCCGGGTGATGGCCGAGGAGGGGAAACGCCTGACGGAACTGCGGGAGTATTTGAAATCTGAGATCTTTCGACGGATCGCTGGGGTGTATCTTAATGGGCATCCGGAGCGGCGGCTGCCGGGGAACCTCAACCTGAGCTTTGCCAGGGTGGAGGGGGAGGCTTTACTGCTCAGTATGAAGGACGTGGCCGTCTCCTCGGGCTCGGCCTGCACCTCGACCACCATGGAACCCTCCTACGTCCTTCTTGCCTTAGGGGTACGGGATGAGCTGGCCAGGGCAAGTATCCGATTTGGCCTGGGGCGCTGGAGCACCAAGGAGGAGGTCGATTATACGGTGCAGAAGTTGACAGAGCGGGTGGAGCGGCTTCGCGCGATGTACAGTGGGTGGCCGGCCACCAGAGGACGCAACGTCAGTGTTCAGGATACATCAAGCTAG